Proteins encoded within one genomic window of Couchioplanes caeruleus:
- a CDS encoding PhoH family protein, whose amino-acid sequence MTSRRTDAGVAHTDPAANVSSSRASTGRRASRDRHADAEPAPAGRVFVLDTSVLLSDPAAFRRFTDHEVVIPLVVISELEGKRHHPELGWFARQALRMLDELRIKHGRLDHPVLCNDEGGTLRVELNHADQSELPHGFRNDSNDTRILSVALGLSAEGREVTLVSKDMPLRVKAASVGITADEYLHGQASDPTWTGMADLSLDDEDVNRLYAGDELEPEETAHLPCHTGLVIHSSRGSALGRVTPDKTVKLVRGDREAFGLRGRSAEQRVALDLLLDESIGIVSLGGRAGTGKSALALCAGLEATMERSRHKKVVVFRPLYAVGGQELGYLPGSESEKMSPWAQAVFDTLGAVVHANVMDEVLARGMLEVLPLTHIRGRSLHDAFVIVDEAQSLERNVLLTVLSRIGQGSRVVLTHDVAQRDNLRVGRHDGVTAVIEALKGHPIFAHVTLTRSERSPIAEVVTDLLEEIPL is encoded by the coding sequence GTGACATCTCGCCGAACCGACGCCGGGGTCGCCCACACCGATCCGGCCGCCAACGTCTCCAGCAGCCGCGCCTCCACGGGACGCCGAGCGTCCCGGGATCGGCACGCCGACGCGGAGCCCGCGCCTGCAGGCCGGGTCTTCGTGCTGGACACCTCGGTCCTGCTGTCCGATCCGGCGGCCTTCCGCCGGTTCACCGACCACGAGGTGGTCATCCCCCTCGTGGTCATCTCCGAGTTGGAGGGCAAGCGGCACCATCCCGAGCTTGGCTGGTTCGCCCGTCAGGCGCTGCGCATGCTGGACGAGCTGCGGATCAAGCACGGCCGGCTGGATCATCCGGTCCTCTGCAACGACGAGGGCGGCACGCTGCGCGTGGAGCTGAACCACGCAGACCAGAGCGAGCTCCCCCACGGCTTCCGCAACGACTCCAACGACACCCGGATCCTGTCCGTGGCGCTGGGGCTGTCCGCCGAGGGTCGCGAGGTCACGCTGGTCAGCAAGGACATGCCGCTGCGCGTCAAGGCGGCCTCGGTGGGCATCACGGCCGACGAGTATCTGCACGGCCAGGCCAGCGACCCGACATGGACCGGCATGGCCGACCTCAGCCTGGACGACGAGGACGTCAACCGCCTGTACGCGGGCGACGAGCTCGAGCCGGAGGAGACGGCGCACCTGCCCTGCCACACCGGCCTGGTGATCCACTCGTCGCGCGGATCGGCGCTGGGACGGGTCACCCCGGACAAGACCGTGAAGCTGGTCCGGGGCGACCGGGAGGCGTTCGGCCTGCGGGGCCGCTCGGCGGAACAGCGGGTGGCGCTCGATCTGCTGCTCGACGAGTCGATCGGCATCGTGTCGCTGGGCGGGCGCGCCGGCACCGGGAAGTCCGCGCTGGCGCTCTGCGCGGGCCTCGAGGCGACGATGGAGCGCAGCCGCCACAAGAAGGTGGTCGTGTTCCGCCCGCTGTACGCCGTCGGCGGCCAGGAGCTCGGCTATCTGCCGGGCAGCGAGTCCGAGAAGATGTCGCCCTGGGCGCAGGCGGTGTTCGACACGCTCGGGGCCGTCGTCCACGCGAACGTGATGGACGAGGTTCTGGCCCGCGGGATGCTCGAGGTGCTGCCGTTGACCCACATCCGCGGCCGCAGCCTCCACGACGCCTTCGTCATCGTCGACGAGGCCCAGTCGCTGGAGCGCAACGTGCTGCTGACCGTGCTTTCCCGCATCGGGCAGGGGTCGCGCGTCGTGCTCACCCACGACGTCGCCCAGCGCGACAACCTGCGGGTAGGCCGGCATGACGGCGTGACCGCCGTCATCGAGGCGCTCAAGGGACATCCGATCTTCGCGCATGTCACTCTGACGAGGTCCGAGCGGTCACCCATCGCGGAGGTCGTCACCGATCTGTTGGAGGAGATTCCGCTCTGA
- a CDS encoding lytic transglycosylase domain-containing protein — MNRLWSRVGIRAASVGLLVAGVIGGVYLGQDREVQARSAQAQLVVQANNDEMALLKERHNEHAAVRAYQRRAEGEAASKAAVEARAAAGRAHKLEKKAIAKAAEKKAAESRDSGGSGPSVPFTGEIPASCEEFSGNRAIGCALMLDAGYEIDQFPCLNKLWDKESGWNHRARNPSSGAYGIPQSLPGDKMASKGDDWQSNPATQIKWGLGYIKGRYDTPCDAWGHSQSVGWY, encoded by the coding sequence GTGAATCGGCTCTGGAGCCGGGTCGGCATCCGTGCGGCCTCCGTGGGTCTGCTCGTCGCGGGCGTGATCGGCGGGGTCTACCTCGGACAGGACCGGGAAGTCCAGGCGCGGAGCGCCCAGGCTCAGCTCGTGGTCCAGGCGAACAACGACGAGATGGCGCTCCTCAAGGAGCGGCACAACGAGCACGCCGCCGTTCGCGCCTACCAGCGCCGGGCGGAGGGCGAAGCCGCCTCCAAGGCCGCGGTCGAGGCCAGGGCGGCCGCAGGCAGGGCGCACAAGCTCGAGAAGAAGGCGATCGCCAAGGCTGCAGAGAAGAAGGCGGCCGAGAGCAGGGATTCCGGCGGTTCGGGTCCCTCCGTGCCGTTCACCGGAGAGATTCCCGCCTCGTGCGAGGAGTTCAGCGGCAACCGCGCCATCGGCTGTGCGCTGATGCTGGACGCCGGCTACGAGATCGACCAGTTCCCGTGCCTGAACAAGCTGTGGGACAAGGAGAGCGGCTGGAACCATCGCGCCCGCAACCCCAGCTCCGGCGCGTACGGCATCCCGCAGTCCCTGCCGGGCGACAAGATGGCCTCGAAGGGCGACGACTGGCAGAGCAACCCGGCGACCCAGATCAAGTGGGGGCTCGGCTACATCAAGGGCCGTTACGACACGCCGTGCGACGCCTGGGGACACTCGCAGAGCGTCGGCTGGTACTAG
- a CDS encoding S1 family peptidase — translation MVRKVASLVVLGVLASVLTSSQIAARAGDAASPTGGAPPLREVVGGDLAPTGRFPWMVRLSMGCGGTLTAPRVVLTAGHCVGGTGEDDTIGVVAGVTDLKSTEAIEARSVSVIRAEGFRGETHGDDWALIELDRDLDLPTLELSRGGYDEKGPVTVLGWGKTSEKALRQEKRLRFASVPVVADEECAKAYDKVGVDLVKDESICAGKRGVDTCQGDSGGPMVRKAGDRWIQIGIVSWGLGCARKGYPGVYTQVSAFRAEIRTATRKLS, via the coding sequence ATGGTCCGGAAAGTCGCTTCGTTGGTCGTCCTCGGTGTACTCGCCTCGGTGCTCACCTCGAGCCAGATAGCCGCCCGAGCCGGCGACGCCGCGTCCCCGACCGGCGGCGCGCCGCCGCTGCGCGAGGTCGTGGGCGGCGACCTGGCGCCCACGGGACGCTTTCCCTGGATGGTGCGACTCTCCATGGGCTGCGGCGGCACCCTGACCGCACCGCGCGTCGTGCTGACCGCGGGCCACTGCGTCGGCGGCACCGGCGAGGACGACACCATCGGCGTCGTGGCCGGCGTGACCGACCTCAAGTCCACCGAGGCGATCGAGGCGAGGTCGGTGTCGGTGATCCGCGCCGAGGGGTTCCGCGGTGAGACCCACGGCGACGACTGGGCGCTGATCGAGCTGGACCGGGATCTCGACCTTCCCACCCTGGAGCTGTCCCGCGGCGGCTACGACGAGAAGGGCCCGGTGACCGTGTTGGGCTGGGGTAAGACCAGTGAGAAAGCCCTGCGCCAGGAGAAGCGGCTGCGCTTCGCGTCGGTGCCGGTGGTGGCCGACGAAGAGTGCGCGAAGGCGTACGACAAGGTCGGCGTCGATCTGGTGAAAGACGAGTCGATCTGCGCCGGCAAACGCGGGGTCGACACCTGCCAGGGCGACTCCGGCGGTCCGATGGTGCGCAAGGCCGGCGACAGATGGATCCAGATCGGCATCGTCAGTTGGGGACTCGGGTGTGCGCGCAAGGGCTATCCGGGCGTCTATACCCAGGTCTCGGCGTTCCGTGCCGAGATCCGTACGGCCACCCGCAAGCTAAGCTGA
- a CDS encoding rhomboid family intramembrane serine protease, giving the protein MGYPSAQDDAAAKVGSEAFFAAIGRAFVAMCAVIPVLFLIEAIDRGLGAGSLDLAGGIIPRRLDGLDGIVFSPFLHAGWDHLYGNSVPLILVGTFALAGGTRRFLWSTLVIVLVSGFGVWLVGDPSSVVVGASGVVFGYLGLLFARGFVERSWWNLGVAAFIGLLYWYQLYNILPTDQPVSWQGHLLGLLAGVIAAIAFRRRKPRPAPSLYNPDATLTDI; this is encoded by the coding sequence ATGGGTTACCCGAGTGCGCAGGACGACGCCGCGGCGAAGGTCGGTTCGGAGGCGTTCTTCGCCGCGATCGGCCGCGCGTTCGTGGCCATGTGCGCGGTCATCCCGGTGCTGTTCCTCATCGAGGCGATCGACCGGGGCCTCGGTGCGGGCTCCCTCGACCTGGCGGGCGGCATCATCCCGCGCCGCCTCGACGGCCTCGACGGCATCGTCTTCAGCCCGTTCCTGCACGCCGGGTGGGACCACCTCTACGGCAACAGCGTGCCGCTCATCCTGGTCGGCACGTTCGCGCTGGCCGGCGGCACCCGGCGCTTCCTCTGGTCGACCCTGGTCATCGTGCTGGTCAGCGGCTTCGGCGTCTGGCTCGTCGGCGACCCGAGCAGCGTCGTCGTCGGCGCCAGCGGCGTCGTCTTCGGCTACCTCGGCCTGCTCTTCGCCCGCGGCTTCGTCGAGCGCAGTTGGTGGAACCTGGGCGTGGCCGCCTTCATCGGGTTGCTCTACTGGTACCAGCTCTACAACATCCTCCCCACCGACCAGCCGGTGTCCTGGCAGGGACATCTGCTCGGGCTGTTGGCCGGGGTGATCGCCGCGATCGCGTTCCGGCGTCGCAAGCCGCGGCCGGCGCCGAGCCTCTACAACCCCGACGCGACGCTGACCGACATCTGA
- a CDS encoding DMT family transporter, which yields MTQTLKAPPAVTTGRRAAGVVLAVLSGVALAVQSRINGELAVRLDDAIGAALISFGSGLLVLAVCVPLLPAGRSGLRHLASGLRERRIRPWQCVGGMCGGFLVATQGLTVPTVGVAVFIVALVAGQSSSSLMVDRAGAGPSGPQPVTVPRLAGAVLTVIAVLISVADRIGHPSALALAVLPLLAGIGIAWQQAVNGHVRVVSGSALVAGLVNFFMGTVVLALAFVVSALLRGVPAHLPAGPWWLYAGGTLGIVFIAVGAAVVRYTGVLLLGLGMIAGQVTGALLLDGIVPGAAGPPGTNTVLGAALTLVAVAVAVAPGWSRARRKSAR from the coding sequence GTGACACAGACCCTCAAGGCGCCGCCCGCGGTGACCACCGGGCGGCGTGCGGCCGGCGTGGTGCTCGCGGTGCTCTCGGGCGTCGCGCTGGCCGTCCAGTCGAGGATCAACGGCGAGCTCGCCGTACGCCTCGACGACGCGATCGGCGCCGCGCTGATCTCCTTCGGTTCCGGCCTGCTGGTGCTGGCGGTGTGCGTGCCGCTGCTGCCGGCGGGCCGGTCCGGTCTCCGCCACCTGGCCAGCGGCCTGCGGGAGCGCAGGATCCGCCCCTGGCAGTGCGTGGGCGGCATGTGCGGCGGCTTCCTCGTCGCCACCCAGGGCCTGACCGTGCCGACGGTGGGCGTGGCCGTCTTCATCGTGGCGCTGGTCGCGGGTCAGTCCTCGAGCAGCCTGATGGTGGACCGGGCGGGCGCGGGTCCCTCCGGCCCGCAGCCGGTGACCGTGCCACGGCTCGCCGGAGCGGTGCTGACCGTGATCGCGGTGCTGATCTCGGTGGCCGACCGGATCGGGCACCCGAGCGCGCTGGCGCTGGCCGTGCTGCCCCTGCTCGCCGGCATCGGCATCGCCTGGCAGCAGGCGGTCAACGGGCACGTCCGGGTGGTCTCGGGCAGCGCCCTGGTCGCCGGCCTGGTCAACTTCTTCATGGGTACGGTCGTGCTCGCCCTAGCCTTCGTCGTCTCGGCGCTGCTCCGCGGCGTCCCGGCGCACCTGCCGGCCGGCCCGTGGTGGCTCTATGCGGGCGGCACGCTCGGCATCGTCTTCATCGCGGTGGGCGCCGCGGTGGTGCGCTACACCGGCGTGCTGCTGCTCGGCCTCGGCATGATCGCGGGGCAGGTCACCGGCGCCCTGCTGCTCGACGGCATCGTCCCGGGCGCCGCGGGCCCGCCCGGGACGAACACGGTGCTCGGGGCCGCCCTGACGCTCGTCGCGGTCGCGGTGGCCGTCGCACCCGGCTGGTCGCGCGCTCGCCGGAAATCGGCCCGCTGA
- the glpX gene encoding class II fructose-bisphosphatase has protein sequence MPVSANPQDLDRNIALDLVRVTEAAAMAAGRWVGRGDKNGGDGAAVDAMRTLINSIQMRGVVVIGEGEKDEAPMLFNGEQVGDGTGPEVDVAVDPIDGTTLMSKGMPGAVAVLAVAERGAMFDPSAVFYMEKIAVGPDCADVIDINAGTAENLRRIARAKRGAVSDVTVCILDRPRHQKLVEEVRAAGANIKFISDGDIAGAISAARTESEVDVLMGIGGTPEGITAACALKCLGGEIQAKLWPRDDAEREKAIASGHDLDRVLTTNDLVTGDNCFFVATGVTSGDLLKGVRYRSGGAHTQSIVMRSKSGTIRVIDSYHRLEKLKLYSAVDFDGHLPTVRE, from the coding sequence ATGCCCGTTTCCGCCAATCCGCAGGATCTGGACCGCAACATCGCCCTCGATCTTGTCCGTGTCACCGAGGCCGCCGCGATGGCGGCCGGCCGTTGGGTGGGCCGCGGCGACAAGAACGGCGGCGACGGCGCGGCCGTGGACGCCATGCGCACGCTCATCAACTCGATCCAGATGCGCGGCGTCGTGGTGATCGGCGAGGGTGAGAAGGACGAAGCGCCCATGCTCTTCAACGGGGAGCAGGTCGGCGACGGCACCGGTCCCGAGGTCGACGTGGCGGTGGACCCGATCGACGGCACGACGCTGATGAGCAAGGGCATGCCGGGCGCGGTGGCCGTGCTGGCCGTGGCCGAGCGCGGCGCGATGTTCGACCCGAGCGCCGTCTTCTACATGGAGAAGATCGCGGTCGGCCCGGACTGCGCCGACGTCATCGACATCAACGCCGGCACGGCCGAGAACCTGCGCCGCATCGCCAGGGCCAAGCGCGGCGCGGTCTCCGACGTCACCGTCTGCATCCTCGACCGCCCCCGGCACCAGAAGCTGGTCGAGGAGGTCCGCGCGGCCGGCGCCAACATCAAGTTCATCTCCGACGGCGACATCGCCGGCGCCATCTCGGCGGCCCGTACGGAGTCGGAGGTCGACGTGCTCATGGGCATCGGCGGCACCCCGGAGGGCATCACCGCGGCGTGCGCGCTCAAGTGCCTCGGCGGCGAGATTCAGGCCAAATTGTGGCCGCGGGACGACGCGGAGCGAGAGAAGGCGATCGCCAGCGGCCACGACCTCGACCGGGTCCTGACCACCAACGACCTCGTCACCGGCGACAACTGCTTCTTCGTGGCCACCGGCGTGACCTCCGGAGACCTGCTCAAGGGCGTGCGGTACCGCTCCGGCGGGGCGCACACCCAGTCGATCGTCATGCGGTCCAAGAGCGGCACGATCCGGGTCATCGACTCGTACCACCGGCTGGAGAAGCTCAAGCTCTACTCGGCGGTCGACTTCGACGGCCACCTGCCGACGGTGCGTGAGTGA
- a CDS encoding DUF4245 domain-containing protein: MSSPDTPTVGKRAERRPRDMVMSLAVLLVPIALLLIFYRLVLDGDKPISVDAEPTLQQARAAKVFPVSEPRLGADWHVQTATFKQEQGGATLRLGYADPDGEPLQLVESSVATATLIPAELGKEPEAVGTYRAGARTWQRYDARPGENALVLLEKGRTIIVVGKAESANLEKLASSLS, translated from the coding sequence GTGTCCAGCCCCGATACCCCCACCGTCGGCAAGCGTGCCGAGCGCCGGCCGAGGGACATGGTTATGTCCCTCGCCGTCCTGCTCGTTCCGATCGCGCTGCTGCTGATCTTCTACCGGCTCGTACTGGACGGTGACAAACCGATCAGCGTGGACGCCGAACCCACGCTCCAGCAGGCCCGCGCGGCCAAGGTCTTCCCCGTCAGCGAGCCTCGGCTCGGTGCGGACTGGCATGTGCAGACCGCCACGTTCAAGCAGGAACAGGGCGGCGCGACCCTGCGCCTCGGTTACGCCGATCCGGACGGCGAGCCGCTCCAGCTCGTGGAGAGCAGCGTCGCGACCGCCACTCTGATCCCCGCGGAGCTGGGCAAGGAGCCCGAGGCGGTGGGCACGTACCGGGCTGGGGCGCGCACCTGGCAGCGCTACGACGCCCGGCCGGGTGAGAACGCGCTCGTGCTTCTGGAGAAGGGCCGCACGATCATCGTGGTCGGCAAGGCCGAGTCGGCGAACCTCGAGAAGCTTGCCTCATCTCTGTCCTGA
- a CDS encoding exodeoxyribonuclease VII small subunit produces MTDEKLSYEQARGELAAVVEKLEQGGASLEESLALWERGEKLADVCQRWLDGARDRIEAARAARGDR; encoded by the coding sequence ATGACCGACGAGAAACTCAGCTACGAGCAGGCCCGGGGCGAGCTGGCGGCGGTCGTGGAAAAGTTGGAGCAGGGTGGCGCCTCGCTGGAGGAGTCACTGGCGCTCTGGGAGCGGGGCGAGAAGCTGGCCGATGTCTGCCAGCGCTGGCTGGACGGGGCCCGGGACCGCATCGAGGCGGCCCGGGCGGCCCGCGGAGACCGGTGA
- the xseA gene encoding exodeoxyribonuclease VII large subunit, whose amino-acid sequence MTQPEPKPTADEPWPVRVVSQKLGAWVAKLGWVWIDGQVAQISRRPGAAVVFLTLRDPSADLSLTVTAHRDVLDAGAPELAEGARVTLHAKPEFYPARGSLSLRADEIRQVGLGELLARLERLKKLLAAEGLFARERKRRLPFLPRRIGLITGRASAAERDVLMNTRRRWPGIDFRVINVPVQGPNAVPQILDALKVLEHDDTVDVIVIARGGGSVEDLLPFSDEALCRAVFGCRTPVVSAIGHETDAPLLDYVADLRASTPTDAAKRIVPDLAEETLLIGQARRRLDRAVLTLIEREAHRLEAWRSRPSLARPETLVEQRATEVTGLRDRAGRSLEHRIRRADDDLRHTLARLRALSPAATLERGYAIVQRADGHVVRAAGEVATGDVLRVRLADGELRTEVQESTT is encoded by the coding sequence GTGACCCAGCCGGAGCCGAAGCCGACCGCCGACGAGCCCTGGCCGGTCCGCGTCGTCAGCCAGAAGCTCGGCGCCTGGGTCGCCAAGCTCGGCTGGGTGTGGATCGACGGCCAGGTCGCCCAGATCAGCCGCCGCCCGGGTGCGGCCGTGGTCTTCCTGACCCTGCGCGACCCGTCGGCCGACCTGAGCCTGACGGTGACCGCCCACCGCGACGTGCTCGACGCCGGCGCGCCGGAGCTCGCCGAGGGTGCCCGGGTCACCCTGCACGCCAAACCCGAGTTCTATCCGGCCCGCGGCTCGCTCAGCCTGCGCGCCGATGAGATCCGCCAGGTCGGGCTCGGCGAGCTGCTCGCCCGCCTGGAGCGGCTCAAGAAGCTGCTCGCCGCCGAAGGGTTGTTCGCCCGCGAGCGCAAGCGCCGGCTACCGTTCCTGCCGCGGCGGATCGGTCTGATCACCGGGCGCGCCTCGGCCGCCGAGCGAGACGTGCTGATGAACACCCGCCGCCGGTGGCCGGGCATCGACTTCCGCGTGATCAATGTGCCGGTGCAGGGCCCGAACGCGGTGCCGCAGATCCTCGATGCGCTCAAGGTGCTGGAGCACGACGACACCGTCGACGTCATCGTCATCGCGCGCGGCGGCGGAAGCGTCGAGGACCTGCTGCCCTTCTCCGACGAGGCGCTGTGCCGGGCGGTCTTCGGCTGCCGGACGCCGGTGGTCAGCGCCATCGGCCACGAGACCGACGCGCCGCTGCTGGACTACGTCGCCGATCTGCGCGCTTCCACGCCGACCGACGCCGCCAAGCGGATCGTGCCCGACCTGGCGGAGGAGACGCTGCTGATCGGGCAGGCCCGGCGCCGCCTGGACCGGGCGGTGCTGACCCTCATCGAGCGGGAGGCGCACCGGCTCGAGGCCTGGCGGTCGCGTCCGTCGCTGGCTCGCCCCGAGACGCTGGTCGAGCAGCGCGCAACGGAGGTGACCGGGCTGCGCGACCGGGCCGGCCGAAGCCTCGAACACCGGATCCGCCGGGCCGACGACGACCTGCGGCACACCCTCGCGCGGCTGCGGGCGCTGTCGCCCGCGGCCACCCTCGAACGCGGGTACGCCATCGTGCAACGCGCCGACGGCCACGTGGTCCGGGCGGCGGGCGAGGTCGCGACCGGAGATGTTCTACGCGTACGGCTGGCCGACGGCGAGCTGCGCACGGAAGTACAGGAGAGCACCACATGA
- a CDS encoding 4-hydroxy-3-methylbut-2-enyl diphosphate reductase has protein sequence MGTYHGRVTSEASTPVRKRVLLAKPRGYCAGVDRAVQTVEEALKLYGAPVYVRKQIVHNKHVVSTLEARGAIFVEENEEVPEGSTVVFSAHGVAPEVHEQARERNLKAIDATCPLVTKVHHEARRFAADDYDILLIGHEGHEEVIGTAGEAPQHIQLVDGPDDVDNVVVRDPAKVVWLSQTTLSVDETMETVARLKTRLPLLQSPPSDDICYATSNRQHVVKEIAPECDVVIVVGSANSSNSVRLVEVALGAGAKAGHLVDYATEIQDEWLEGATTVGVSSGASVPEDLVMEVLAHLAERGFGEVTEYTTAEERLTFSLPQELRRDMKAAAAARS, from the coding sequence GTGGGCACGTACCATGGCCGGGTGACCTCCGAAGCCAGCACCCCAGTCCGCAAGCGTGTGCTCCTCGCCAAGCCGCGGGGTTACTGCGCCGGTGTCGACCGCGCGGTGCAGACGGTGGAGGAGGCGCTCAAGCTCTACGGCGCCCCGGTCTACGTGCGCAAGCAGATCGTGCACAACAAGCACGTGGTGAGCACGCTCGAGGCCCGCGGCGCGATCTTCGTGGAGGAGAACGAGGAGGTGCCCGAGGGCTCCACCGTCGTCTTCTCGGCGCACGGCGTGGCCCCCGAGGTCCACGAGCAGGCCCGCGAGCGCAACCTCAAGGCCATCGACGCCACCTGCCCGCTGGTCACGAAGGTGCACCACGAGGCCAGGCGCTTCGCCGCGGACGACTACGACATCCTGCTCATCGGCCACGAGGGCCACGAGGAGGTCATCGGTACGGCGGGCGAGGCGCCGCAGCACATCCAGCTAGTCGACGGCCCCGACGACGTCGACAACGTGGTGGTCCGCGACCCCGCCAAGGTCGTCTGGCTGTCCCAGACGACGCTGTCGGTCGACGAGACCATGGAGACCGTGGCCCGGCTCAAGACCCGTCTGCCGCTGCTGCAGTCGCCGCCCAGCGACGACATCTGCTACGCCACCTCCAACCGCCAGCACGTGGTCAAGGAGATCGCGCCGGAGTGTGACGTGGTCATCGTGGTCGGCTCGGCCAACTCCTCCAATTCCGTACGCCTGGTCGAGGTGGCCCTGGGTGCCGGCGCCAAGGCCGGGCACCTGGTCGACTACGCCACCGAGATCCAGGACGAGTGGCTGGAGGGCGCCACCACGGTCGGCGTCAGCTCGGGCGCCAGCGTCCCGGAGGATCTGGTCATGGAGGTGCTCGCCCATCTCGCGGAGCGGGGCTTCGGCGAGGTGACCGAGTACACCACGGCCGAGGAGCGGCTCACGTTCTCGCTGCCCCAGGAGCTGCGTCGCGACATGAAGGCCGCGGCCGCCGCCCGCTCGTAA